In the genome of Gloeotrichia echinulata CP02, one region contains:
- a CDS encoding Uma2 family endonuclease has product MNTLTKKLTLEEYLAYDDGTDTKYELVDGELVEMPPENDINNLIALYLLTQFLNVVPIQLIRHKDMEIVVTGNRTRVRLPDLIILTEELFAAIGGRRATITQDMPSPALVVEVVSPGKVNEDRDYRYKRSEYAARGIPEYWIVDPGKEKITVLTLVDGLYEEAVFQGSDDIASSATFPNLKLTAAQVLGIGKE; this is encoded by the coding sequence ATGAACACATTGACCAAAAAACTGACCCTGGAAGAATATCTGGCTTATGACGATGGCACTGATACCAAATATGAGCTAGTCGATGGGGAATTAGTCGAAATGCCACCAGAAAATGATATAAATAACTTGATTGCCCTCTACTTGCTGACGCAATTTCTCAACGTCGTCCCCATACAACTCATCCGTCATAAAGATATGGAAATTGTGGTGACAGGAAATCGCACTCGTGTCCGCCTACCAGATTTGATTATATTAACAGAGGAGTTATTTGCCGCAATTGGTGGCAGACGCGCTACAATTACTCAGGATATGCCATCTCCCGCACTAGTGGTTGAGGTTGTCTCTCCTGGGAAAGTCAACGAAGATCGGGACTACCGCTACAAACGCTCAGAATACGCAGCGCGGGGAATTCCCGAATACTGGATTGTTGATCCTGGTAAAGAAAAAATCACAGTGCTGACCCTGGTAGACGGATTATACGAAGAAGCAGTATTTCAAGGTAGCGATGATATCGCCTCCTCAGCCACTTTTCCTAATTTGAAATTAACTGCGGCGCAAGTCTTGGGAATCGGGAAAGAGTGA
- a CDS encoding DUF2281 domain-containing protein: MTIEEIILEKVRILPPDKQQEALDFVEFLLAKMPKQDLSAQRIKSGVSALTLAQEYIGCVEAASDLSTNKDYMDGYGS, from the coding sequence ATGACTATTGAAGAAATCATCCTAGAAAAGGTAAGAATATTACCTCCTGACAAGCAACAAGAAGCGTTAGATTTTGTAGAATTTTTGCTGGCGAAAATGCCAAAACAAGATTTATCTGCTCAAAGAATAAAATCAGGGGTTTCAGCTTTGACTCTGGCTCAAGAATACATTGGTTGTGTGGAAGCAGCAAGTGACTTGTCTACTAATAAAGATTATATGGATGGTTACGGTTCGTGA
- a CDS encoding FkbM family methyltransferase — MLVTQHCNQNVHVYAFEPIPAIFKVLNSNVERLALKSVKVFPWGLSQESKTMSFAYYPKITLGSTAYPISSQEELDKLKKMTLANFKNFPASISWLRWLPKSLFSLIIDRKFATAFQAEQVMCQLKTVSQMIREHNIQQIDLLKIDVEKSEMDVLLGIENQDWPKIKQLFIEVHDLEHRIQKITALLQEQGFSEIKVEQEPILLGSDIFSLYAWRSPEN, encoded by the coding sequence ATGTTGGTGACTCAACATTGTAACCAAAATGTGCATGTCTATGCTTTTGAGCCTATCCCGGCAATTTTTAAAGTGCTTAACAGCAATGTCGAACGTTTGGCGTTAAAAAGCGTGAAGGTTTTTCCCTGGGGATTGTCCCAGGAATCGAAGACTATGAGCTTCGCATATTATCCCAAAATAACTCTCGGCTCTACTGCATATCCAATCAGTTCTCAGGAGGAACTAGACAAACTCAAGAAAATGACTTTGGCTAATTTCAAAAACTTTCCTGCTTCTATTAGTTGGCTGCGTTGGTTACCAAAGTCTCTATTTTCGCTGATTATCGATCGCAAATTTGCTACGGCTTTTCAAGCAGAGCAAGTTATGTGCCAATTGAAAACCGTATCGCAAATGATTAGAGAGCATAATATCCAGCAGATTGACTTGCTCAAAATAGATGTAGAAAAAAGTGAGATGGATGTGCTGCTAGGTATTGAAAATCAGGATTGGCCAAAGATTAAACAACTGTTTATTGAAGTGCATGATTTAGAGCATCGCATCCAAAAGATTACAGCTTTACTTCAAGAACAGGGTTTTAGTGAGATTAAAGTTGAGCAAGAACCGATTCTCCTGGGTTCTGATATTTTCAGTTTATACGCTTGGCGATCGCCAGAAAATTAA
- a CDS encoding type II toxin-antitoxin system ParD family antitoxin, with product MKSINISLPDTIQAYVKEQVAQGGYTSVSEYFLELVRQDQKRVAQERLETMLLEGLNSKDATEMTAQDWEDIHQAVFPPCTKL from the coding sequence GTGAAAAGTATCAATATTTCCTTACCTGACACTATACAAGCTTATGTAAAAGAACAGGTAGCTCAAGGTGGTTACACCAGCGTCAGTGAATATTTTCTTGAATTAGTCCGACAAGACCAAAAACGAGTAGCGCAAGAACGTCTAGAAACAATGCTTCTAGAAGGATTAAACTCAAAAGATGCAACAGAAATGACTGCTCAAGATTGGGAAGATATACATCAAGCAGTATTCCCGCCCTGTACTAAGCTATAA
- a CDS encoding TIGR01548 family HAD-type hydrolase yields MTNHKAIAVFDIDGVVRDVGGSYRRALADTVEQFTAQAYRPTPLDIDQLKSEGIWNNDWEASQEFIYRYFQSQGQSREQLQLDYSEIVSFFQSRYRGSDPDNWTGYICHEPLLLKPSYLEELTQAGIPWGFFSGATRASATYVLEKRLGLQSPVLIAMEDAPGKPDPTGLFATLSLLETNIDNNSTIVYMGDTVADMYTVEKARELKPDRNWIGVGILPPHVQETAARRDAYSETLQKAGAAIVLSNVQELTPEQIQELVS; encoded by the coding sequence ATGACAAATCACAAAGCGATCGCAGTTTTTGATATTGATGGTGTTGTTCGCGATGTCGGTGGTTCCTATCGTCGGGCGCTAGCAGATACCGTAGAGCAGTTTACAGCCCAAGCTTATCGCCCAACACCACTAGACATTGACCAGTTGAAATCTGAAGGTATCTGGAATAACGATTGGGAAGCATCCCAAGAATTTATTTACCGCTACTTTCAATCTCAAGGACAATCCCGTGAGCAATTACAACTTGACTACAGCGAGATTGTGAGTTTTTTTCAATCCCGTTACCGAGGCTCTGACCCCGACAATTGGACTGGTTATATCTGTCATGAACCCTTATTATTAAAGCCTAGCTATTTAGAAGAACTAACACAAGCAGGGATTCCTTGGGGCTTTTTCAGCGGTGCTACTCGCGCTTCGGCTACCTATGTCTTAGAAAAACGCTTGGGTTTACAGTCGCCGGTGTTGATTGCGATGGAAGATGCACCCGGTAAACCAGACCCCACAGGACTTTTTGCCACTCTTAGTCTGTTAGAAACTAATATTGACAATAATTCAACAATAGTGTATATGGGAGATACTGTAGCAGATATGTACACAGTAGAAAAAGCGCGAGAGTTGAAACCAGATAGGAATTGGATTGGTGTAGGTATTTTACCGCCTCACGTTCAAGAAACTGCAGCGCGGCGTGATGCTTATAGTGAGACATTACAAAAAGCTGGAGCGGCTATAGTTTTGAGTAATGTGCAGGAGTTGACGCCAGAGCAAATTCAGGAATTGGTAAGCTGA
- a CDS encoding DUF4760 domain-containing protein, which translates to MNDSSQDPQKLHKLLQDSNLQLTQIRVHSNRSFMICVEDFSIRVRKFIRQRHLDIIIPSLIVASAFGFTIFFMINAKEQEKKCYYDLGGNVSAVIGVGVGILSAINTFHDQYHYKKLVKASDYIKLWHSEHITKLDINRGKIVKEVFYDKHPIEFDPILFNQSHNPLTEFKKTPDGVEILKKVQYEILERLTKHSTEEEDIVSLLNFFEYMGQDIKLDVVDSNYLKDYFYSVVVSLYECFRKYIEYNQFDVCNRLKFCNFIYLAQRWEKEGDPPEIPEICKRPLIITSDDITTIKKIKEKIQEEKIQEEKRFLRISEGATK; encoded by the coding sequence ATGAATGATTCTTCTCAAGATCCTCAAAAATTGCATAAACTGTTGCAAGATAGCAATCTTCAGTTAACTCAGATACGAGTTCATAGTAACCGTTCTTTTATGATTTGTGTAGAAGATTTTTCAATCAGAGTAAGAAAGTTTATCAGACAGCGACATCTAGATATTATTATTCCAAGCTTAATAGTAGCCTCTGCTTTTGGTTTTACTATATTTTTCATGATAAATGCAAAGGAACAAGAAAAAAAATGCTACTATGACTTAGGTGGAAATGTAAGTGCTGTAATAGGCGTTGGAGTGGGAATTTTATCTGCAATAAATACTTTTCATGATCAGTATCACTACAAGAAACTTGTTAAAGCTTCTGATTATATTAAGCTATGGCATAGTGAACATATTACTAAATTAGATATAAACAGAGGCAAGATAGTAAAAGAAGTATTTTATGATAAACATCCAATAGAATTTGATCCTATTCTTTTTAACCAGAGTCATAACCCTTTAACTGAATTTAAAAAAACTCCTGATGGAGTTGAAATTTTGAAAAAAGTCCAATATGAGATTTTAGAAAGATTAACTAAACATAGTACAGAAGAAGAGGATATTGTTAGTCTCCTAAATTTTTTTGAATATATGGGACAAGATATAAAACTTGATGTTGTAGACTCCAATTATCTCAAAGACTATTTTTATTCAGTTGTAGTCTCTCTTTATGAATGTTTTAGAAAATATATAGAATATAACCAGTTTGATGTGTGCAACAGACTTAAATTTTGCAACTTTATTTACCTAGCACAAAGATGGGAAAAAGAAGGAGATCCGCCAGAGATACCAGAAATTTGTAAAAGACCTTTAATCATTACATCTGATGATATTACGACAATTAAAAAGATAAAAGAAAAGATACAAGAAGAAAAGATACAAGAAGAAAAGAGGTTCTTGCGTATATCTGAGGGGGCGACGAAATAA
- a CDS encoding tetratricopeptide repeat protein: MGLAPLPSPGTSITEEQLKQGDELANKAFEATNQGNFATAERYWTEIIEKFPTNAGAWSNRGNSRVSQNKLEAALLDYNKAIELASNVTDPYLNRGAALEGLGKWSEAIADYNHVLELDPQDAMAYNNRGNAKAGLGSWEKAIKDYKKSFEIAPNFAFARANYALALYETGAKDQAIREMRNIVRKYPQFADMRAALTAAYWVSGNKGEAESNWVAAFGLDNRYKDINWVANIRRWPPSAVAALDKFLKLQ, encoded by the coding sequence TTGGGACTTGCGCCCCTACCATCCCCAGGGACTAGCATTACTGAAGAACAGTTAAAACAAGGGGATGAGTTGGCTAATAAAGCGTTTGAGGCGACAAATCAAGGAAATTTTGCCACAGCTGAACGTTATTGGACAGAGATTATTGAAAAATTTCCTACGAATGCTGGAGCATGGAGTAATCGGGGAAATTCGCGGGTAAGTCAGAACAAATTGGAAGCAGCGCTTTTGGATTACAACAAAGCCATTGAACTGGCGTCCAATGTCACCGACCCTTATTTAAATCGGGGTGCGGCGTTGGAAGGTTTAGGAAAATGGTCAGAGGCGATCGCCGATTATAATCATGTTCTAGAACTCGATCCTCAAGATGCGATGGCGTATAACAATCGCGGTAATGCCAAAGCAGGTTTAGGTTCATGGGAAAAAGCGATAAAAGACTACAAAAAATCTTTTGAAATAGCCCCAAATTTTGCCTTCGCCCGTGCTAATTATGCCCTAGCGCTGTATGAAACAGGCGCAAAAGACCAAGCCATCCGCGAAATGCGAAATATTGTCCGCAAATATCCGCAATTTGCTGATATGCGTGCTGCGTTAACAGCTGCGTATTGGGTGAGTGGAAACAAAGGCGAAGCCGAAAGCAATTGGGTAGCAGCTTTTGGACTGGATAATCGCTACAAAGATATCAACTGGGTAGCAAATATCCGCCGTTGGCCTCCTAGTGCGGTGGCTGCTTTGGATAAGTTCTTAAAATTGCAGTAG
- a CDS encoding PIN domain-containing protein has product MLDTGPLVAVINRRDQFHSWVTAQWANIEPPLLTCEAVISEACFLLRNVYGGQEAVINLVKNGVIDIPFKLDDEAVIIGELLKTYQSVPMSLADACLVRMSEQYINSVLLTFDSDFLVYRRQKNQIIPVIMPQ; this is encoded by the coding sequence TTGCTAGATACGGGTCCATTGGTTGCTGTAATTAATCGCCGTGATCAATTTCATAGCTGGGTAACAGCACAGTGGGCTAATATTGAGCCGCCTTTATTAACTTGTGAAGCTGTAATTTCTGAGGCTTGTTTTTTATTGCGAAATGTCTACGGCGGTCAAGAAGCTGTGATAAATTTGGTCAAGAATGGAGTGATTGACATACCTTTTAAATTGGATGATGAAGCTGTCATTATTGGCGAACTTCTCAAGACTTATCAATCTGTGCCTATGTCTTTAGCTGATGCTTGTTTAGTACGGATGTCTGAACAGTATATAAATAGTGTTTTATTAACTTTTGATAGCGACTTTCTTGTCTATCGTCGGCAAAAAAATCAAATTATTCCTGTAATTATGCCACAGTAG
- a CDS encoding DUF4926 domain-containing protein, whose translation MIQELDRVILTSDLPEYSLEQGDIGTVVLVHQGGKGYEVEFVTLDGETVAIVSLHSIQVRPIGRREIARSRLMN comes from the coding sequence ATGATTCAAGAACTTGATAGGGTTATTCTGACTAGTGATCTCCCAGAATATAGTTTAGAACAGGGTGATATAGGTACAGTTGTTTTAGTACATCAGGGTGGCAAAGGATATGAGGTTGAATTTGTTACATTGGATGGGGAGACTGTGGCAATTGTTTCACTTCACAGCATACAAGTGCGTCCCATTGGTAGAAGAGAAATTGCGCGATCGCGCCTGATGAATTAA
- a CDS encoding cytochrome P450 — translation MFQNITAQIDYSDSLPYLATVLGVTTIAGTIGWRWWKQKNTYKALQSLPSPPKHWLLGNLPQILAAVKQKKLFRQMFDWSQQLGPMYVMWNGSSPVVILSKPKVIEDTIVNGMRDGSLIRSERLRKAWNDISSPIMLGETGTEWQWRRKAWNPEFSGSCVLNVLNF, via the coding sequence ATGTTTCAAAACATTACTGCTCAGATTGATTATTCTGACTCACTTCCATATTTAGCCACAGTCTTAGGCGTTACTACCATAGCGGGAACAATTGGGTGGCGCTGGTGGAAACAAAAGAACACATACAAAGCGCTACAATCACTCCCTTCTCCTCCCAAACACTGGCTGTTAGGAAATCTTCCGCAAATATTAGCAGCAGTGAAACAGAAGAAATTATTCCGGCAAATGTTTGATTGGAGTCAACAACTAGGGCCGATGTATGTGATGTGGAATGGCAGTTCTCCAGTTGTCATTTTAAGTAAGCCAAAAGTTATCGAAGATACCATTGTCAATGGGATGAGAGATGGTAGCTTAATTAGATCTGAGCGATTACGCAAAGCTTGGAACGATATCAGTAGTCCCATTATGCTAGGAGAAACCGGGACTGAGTGGCAGTGGCGACGCAAGGCTTGGAACCCGGAATTCAGTGGTTCTTGCGTACTTAACGTGCTAAATTTTTAA
- a CDS encoding IS4 family transposase — protein MLPAFYQNHLKSQLSLAEYLLLKILIHLLQSIKEVTLEKLANALPLAVKFESRRKRIQRFLSLPNLTIEKVWFPIIKEWLETYFKDEKIIYIAIDRTNWSRINLFMVSIIWDKRAVPIYFTLLPKLGNSNIAEQQKILSQVIPIFKNYKICVLGDREFCSVKLAKYLQGLDVYFCLRLKKNEFLQVEKDVFVELKNLGLVPGVSFFIKGVKVTKTRGFMSFNVAAKWKRKINGVAPKEGWFILTNFDDLESAISAYKQRFDIEEMFRDFKTGGYNLEETNVEGNRFISLVLLITLAYTSAMIQGQKIKHKGIQKYVARVKESGRSVRRHSSFYVGLYGQTWVNFTDICMELVTELMRINRNKRKYYQQGLRAMKLIESMF, from the coding sequence ATGTTACCTGCATTCTACCAAAACCACTTAAAAAGTCAATTAAGTTTAGCAGAATACTTGCTGCTAAAAATTTTAATCCATCTATTACAGTCAATCAAAGAAGTAACTTTAGAAAAGTTAGCAAATGCGCTACCTTTGGCAGTTAAATTTGAGAGTAGAAGAAAGAGAATACAAAGATTTTTATCATTACCAAATCTCACCATTGAGAAAGTTTGGTTTCCCATTATTAAAGAATGGCTGGAAACATACTTCAAAGATGAAAAAATTATTTATATAGCAATTGATAGAACTAATTGGAGTCGGATAAATTTATTCATGGTGAGTATCATTTGGGATAAAAGAGCAGTACCAATATATTTTACTTTATTGCCAAAATTAGGTAATAGTAACATCGCTGAACAACAAAAAATATTGTCTCAAGTAATACCAATCTTTAAAAACTATAAAATCTGTGTATTAGGTGATAGAGAATTTTGCTCTGTCAAACTGGCAAAGTATCTCCAGGGATTGGATGTGTATTTTTGTTTGCGATTAAAAAAGAATGAGTTTTTGCAAGTTGAAAAAGATGTTTTTGTTGAGTTAAAAAATCTGGGTTTAGTACCGGGAGTTTCTTTTTTTATCAAAGGAGTTAAAGTGACAAAGACTCGGGGTTTTATGAGCTTTAATGTAGCGGCTAAATGGAAACGTAAAATCAATGGAGTAGCACCGAAAGAAGGATGGTTTATTTTAACAAATTTTGACGACTTAGAGTCGGCAATATCTGCCTATAAACAAAGATTTGATATAGAAGAAATGTTTAGAGATTTTAAAACAGGTGGTTATAATTTAGAAGAGACTAATGTTGAAGGCAACCGATTTATTTCTCTAGTTTTACTGATAACGCTCGCTTACACTTCTGCCATGATTCAGGGTCAAAAAATTAAACATAAAGGAATACAAAAATATGTAGCTCGTGTTAAAGAGTCTGGTCGCTCTGTGCGGAGACATAGTAGTTTTTATGTTGGCTTGTATGGTCAAACTTGGGTCAATTTCACAGATATTTGTATGGAATTAGTGACAGAATTAATGAGAATTAATCGTAATAAGCGCAAGTATTATCAACAGGGATTGAGGGCTATGAAGCTTATCGAGTCTATGTTTTAG
- the hisF gene encoding imidazole glycerol phosphate synthase subunit HisF produces the protein MLSKRILPCLDVKAGRVVKGVNFVNLQDAGDPVELAKVYNEAGADELVFLDITATHEDRDTIIDVVYRTAEQVFIPLTVGGGIQSLENVKGLLRAGADKVSINSAAVRDPDFINRASDRFGNQCIVVAIDARRRLDPMNPGWDVYVRGGRQNTGKDALLWAQEVEKRGAGELLVTSMDADGTKAGYDIELTKSIANAVQIPVVASGGAGNCEHIHTALTEGKAEAALLASLLHYGELSVAQIKNYLRDRSVPVRMLSNLEISA, from the coding sequence ATGTTATCTAAAAGAATCTTACCTTGCTTGGATGTGAAGGCGGGACGAGTTGTTAAAGGAGTTAACTTTGTTAATCTTCAGGATGCGGGTGATCCGGTAGAACTGGCAAAGGTTTATAACGAAGCCGGTGCTGATGAGTTAGTGTTTCTGGATATTACAGCTACTCATGAAGACAGGGATACGATTATTGATGTGGTGTACCGCACTGCAGAGCAGGTCTTTATTCCCTTGACTGTGGGTGGTGGTATCCAATCCTTAGAAAATGTTAAAGGTTTGTTACGAGCTGGGGCTGACAAGGTTAGTATTAATTCTGCGGCAGTACGTGACCCAGACTTTATTAATCGGGCAAGCGATCGCTTTGGTAATCAGTGCATAGTTGTTGCTATTGATGCTAGACGAAGACTAGACCCCATGAATCCTGGTTGGGATGTGTATGTACGAGGTGGCAGACAAAACACAGGCAAAGATGCCTTACTCTGGGCGCAAGAAGTGGAAAAACGCGGTGCTGGTGAATTGCTTGTAACAAGTATGGATGCTGACGGCACTAAAGCCGGTTATGACATCGAGTTGACAAAATCTATCGCTAATGCTGTACAAATTCCTGTAGTTGCTTCTGGAGGTGCAGGTAATTGTGAACATATCCACACCGCATTGACTGAAGGTAAAGCCGAAGCCGCACTACTCGCCTCCCTGTTACATTATGGCGAATTAAGCGTCGCCCAAATTAAAAATTACCTGCGCGATCGCTCTGTACCAGTACGAATGCTCTCTAATCTGGAAATTAGTGCCTGA
- the ruvB gene encoding Holliday junction branch migration DNA helicase RuvB, whose protein sequence is MAIISSKKQPQEPNGQPKQHRESAKASPKPDLLQAEAAIDEQDKQEESIRPQRFADYIGQKDLKDVLDIAIIAAKSRSEVLDHLLLYGPPGLGKTTMAMILASEMGVNCKITSAPALERPRDIVGLLVNLKPGDILFVDEIHRLSRMTEEILYPAMEDYRLDITIGKGSSARIRSIPLSKFTLVGATTRAGALSSPLRDRFGLIQKLRFYEVDELCQIVRRTAQLLQTAIAEDGATEIARRARGTPRIANRLLKRVRDYAQVKSLGEINESVAAEALQLFQVDPCGLDWTDRKMLSVIIEHFNGGPVGLETIAAATGEDTQTIEEVYEPYLMQIGYLSRTSRGRVATTAAYKHLGFKPPNEQLSLL, encoded by the coding sequence ATGGCGATTATCTCCTCGAAAAAACAGCCTCAAGAACCCAATGGACAACCAAAGCAGCATCGAGAGTCGGCGAAAGCCTCTCCTAAACCAGACCTTTTGCAAGCTGAAGCCGCTATTGATGAACAAGATAAGCAAGAAGAGAGTATTCGACCCCAGCGATTTGCTGATTACATTGGACAAAAAGACTTAAAGGATGTGCTAGATATTGCAATCATTGCAGCTAAGTCACGGAGTGAAGTGTTGGATCACTTGCTGCTGTACGGGCCGCCGGGATTGGGTAAAACCACAATGGCAATGATTTTAGCATCGGAGATGGGGGTAAACTGCAAAATAACTAGTGCGCCAGCACTAGAACGTCCACGAGATATTGTAGGGCTACTGGTGAACTTAAAACCAGGGGATATTCTGTTTGTCGATGAAATTCATCGTCTTTCGCGCATGACCGAAGAAATTCTTTATCCGGCAATGGAGGATTATCGCTTAGATATTACCATTGGCAAAGGTTCTAGCGCTCGCATCCGCAGTATACCCCTGTCAAAGTTTACCTTAGTCGGTGCCACAACTCGCGCCGGCGCCCTTTCTTCACCACTGCGCGATCGCTTTGGCTTAATTCAAAAACTGCGATTTTACGAAGTTGACGAACTGTGCCAAATTGTCCGACGAACCGCACAATTACTCCAAACCGCGATCGCCGAAGATGGCGCTACAGAAATTGCTCGTCGGGCGCGGGGAACACCACGTATTGCCAATAGATTACTTAAACGAGTCCGTGATTATGCTCAAGTAAAATCCTTGGGTGAAATAAACGAAAGCGTTGCAGCCGAAGCATTGCAACTATTTCAAGTAGACCCATGCGGATTAGATTGGACAGACAGAAAAATGCTGAGTGTGATTATTGAACATTTTAATGGTGGTCCAGTCGGATTAGAAACCATTGCAGCTGCGACCGGAGAAGATACCCAAACCATAGAAGAAGTTTATGAACCTTATTTAATGCAGATAGGCTATTTAAGCCGGACTTCCCGTGGTAGGGTAGCCACAACTGCAGCCTACAAGCATTTAGGCTTTAAGCCGCCTAATGAGCAGTTGTCTTTGCTTTAA
- a CDS encoding DUF6883 domain-containing protein, protein MKLPNYELAVVPQRKITEYLLSPTHPDGRSKEKFFTAFGFSVDDWETFANALLNHVADNDVTKIEDSPFGTRYAVEGRLLSPDGRNPVILSAWFIETGETIPKFVTSYPLKRREE, encoded by the coding sequence TTGAAACTGCCGAATTATGAACTAGCAGTTGTGCCACAGCGAAAAATAACTGAGTATCTGTTATCACCAACTCACCCCGATGGACGGAGCAAGGAAAAGTTTTTCACTGCGTTTGGTTTTTCAGTAGATGATTGGGAAACTTTTGCTAATGCATTATTAAATCATGTTGCTGATAACGATGTTACAAAAATTGAAGATTCACCATTCGGAACTCGATATGCTGTAGAAGGTAGACTGCTTTCACCGGATGGTAGAAATCCTGTGATTCTTTCGGCTTGGTTTATTGAAACAGGGGAAACTATTCCTAAGTTTGTTACTTCATACCCACTAAAACGGAGAGAAGAATGA
- a CDS encoding type II toxin-antitoxin system HicB family antitoxin has translation MKFQVIFTFDAEYAGYVAEVPELPGCVSQGKTLDEAIENIKDAIKGYLVVLEKHGKPSENHSQEKSLYDKFDEIGLIGCCSVDENLSTTYKIALFS, from the coding sequence ATGAAATTCCAAGTAATATTCACATTTGATGCAGAATATGCAGGTTACGTTGCTGAAGTTCCCGAACTTCCAGGCTGTGTCAGTCAAGGAAAAACCTTAGATGAAGCAATTGAAAATATCAAAGATGCTATCAAAGGCTATCTTGTCGTCTTAGAAAAACATGGTAAACCTTCAGAAAATCATAGTCAGGAAAAAAGTCTCTATGACAAGTTTGATGAAATTGGATTAATTGGTTGTTGTTCCGTTGATGAAAATTTATCAACTACATATAAAATAGCATTATTTTCATGA